The following proteins are co-located in the Nilaparvata lugens isolate BPH chromosome 14, ASM1435652v1, whole genome shotgun sequence genome:
- the LOC111052066 gene encoding mediator of RNA polymerase II transcription subunit 1 isoform X1 — MMDNPLVNAVTSCPAGSAIMDKSKEWQMEMLMEKLRSKSGQFKSFFESAKALRMCLLEKRYPVDSLERSQLHKCLDTLQQNIKVATLQAMVERLESVSRQLGLKFVAGPTGLDWFISSDMFYLEVVLEASGAVKDVKIHHEGKVEQQSCEELVSCLTRRDFADFANQLEGLAGIYQLNADKKVKCKAFTALTSLEADLTSLAAVGPGPLDIQAQVHRSLVGVLQKRRGGHPMKLTYFVSPYDLLDTEANQSRPLTVDSLLADDKVGLSVTVCMEGSLSHKLQTATLVTLNNQNNGKIPSPSYTPLTAANSANLPACFALRLSQPMPVCLQLLDQIRRVISAGGDVGGGGGGGGEGGTQCAVQLVGSQQPMLALLVAKGGGGGGGGGGGGGGGGKEVTPVENRGMFVTLPDHTHCYFMTENRQLEGVLVTSIPFSHPSHVPKVIALLRQQALFNTLITSCIRPNAKHVADLEKTIIMELTPLSWCQISISLEHPVEESMATAELDLSNVSAVKCKVYTSSNENHSPDYATRVLQRSLSIPVTMRALIKSWQKMTSIKTEVDQGSGAGGGTGGVGGGGGGGGNMMNDGGGGGNLGGGGGGGSLDETIRIKPDPDGMMMEEEEETNAGGEVVGVEEEEEEEMEVEEVVGKPEEGEGKVVEGKQEEEEEDLPMHVLEAIISSDLLLNVPDHLNLKDAVELFGLGGPPHATTEPPQTSASTTAKVVDDDVAAKELKKVLMSGGGDDEKKKKVEVKKEEEEPEEEEDDLLGLSKSLLEAAPSLLPDVAVEPLALATDVPNLLATLSGDVSDVPAASKTAEPATKSGKKRKWKTEEEGEIVVESSSSDSSTTLGSSKEEVEVVSSSTLQPVLSLSPSLEPPEPKKRSPNSILQDLENKNLVPPTVSITPITTSNINSVLGLERRPGIELIPIASPMTSSSSSSSITITPISKNGGSGGGGSSTSSSKSSRGSSSSSSKSSSNSSEDKDKKRKRRREDNFMGPPKQDPLLKPVSVSIKPTDCGGSPRPVSPSSSKTPSKSTKHSHSPVYTSSPKSSPKHRTSSPSGKPSMSALKSASSVSSPKPDSSKSSSSKSKDSGGRDKDKKSSSGHQSPKLKSSTVKLKPLDLGSGDVAGANPGVGGSGGGSSTPPSGEKLLQPQQIRNRKGSLSAVIDKLKSAQHCGDGIVLEGGASVSASTNVKLSPSGGAATASGATPTLSKDAAKVGGSGVVKSASGDKLGPKAPGDSKVPGEYMVKHSSDGMKITINKTRAKDSSKAKSSGSSSSVVPSGSGSPKTHTGLKPGVNSGPASKKPQSSASSSSSSSSSSQRVSASGTKVLSKTAKTVSPNSKAKSSSSLLLKDGSKLKTSKSSVSSSSGSSSSSSSSIFAKSDLKKMSPHRSGGGEDGAKTEFGLIPPQLVVEGLIKQLDPNFQIPKLSARQNNNNNNNSSSVNNNMTMSSSLGGDDAGKKGGVVVNDSGGSKVASGGGNSSMGSSSTSSSSTSCVVESKSVSDPGTHPSRIDGLRAAAAMGLKFEGSDFGGKSADFLGSTSTTTGTVTSSGGGAAVSSALLESASSLLRGSVDSFAAKIEEKMLDLTSTSSDVVVDLKKVSQKASSILAATTSTASQEAAEILLDMSTSLQAANKMLSAGDKLLPDKLVPNVGPNTDKMAPNVGLNTDKTAPNVGLSTDKIAPNVGLSTDKMVTNVGLNEKIAPTSFSPLLAITHHKRSTPPPSTSTTPLPPPLPVTFSVPSPSVSVHIVKSPAPSPLIIPSPHSASPCITDDELMDEALVNIGK; from the exons ATGATGGATAATCCACTAGTGAACGCCGTGACGAGTT GTCCCGCGGGCAGTGCGATCATGGACAAATCGAAAGAATGGCAGATGGAAATGTTGATGGAAAAGCTGAGATCAAAATCGGGGCAGTTTAAGTCATTTTTCGAAAGTGCCAAAGCATTAAGGATGTGTTTACTG GAGAAACGCTACCCGGTGGACAGTTTAGAGCGTAGCCAACTGCACAAATGTCTGGACACTCTGCAGCAGAATATAAAGGTGGCAACACTGCAAGCTATGGTGGAGCGGCTAGAGAGCGTATCGCGACAGCTGGG GCTAAAATTCGTGGCGGGACCCACAGGTTTGGATTGGTTCATATCTTCGGACATGTTCTATTTGGAGGTGGTCCTGGAGGCCAGCGGAGCAGTCAAGGATGTCAAAATCCACCACGAGGGGAAAGTAGAACAACAG aGTTGTGAGGAATTAGTCTCCTGCCTGACCCGCCGTGACTTCGCCGACTTTGCCAACCAGCTGGAGGGACTGGCCGGCATCTACCAGCTGAATGCAGACAAGAAGGTCAAGTGCAAAGCTTTCACCGCCCTAACTTCACTCGAGGCAGACCTCACCAGTCTGGCAGCTGTGGGACCTGGACCACTTGACATCCAGGCGCAAGTGCACAGGTCGCTGGTTGGGGTGCTGCAGAAACGCAGGGGAG gCCACCCAATGAAACTGACCTACTTTGTCAGCCCCTACGACTTGTTGGACACAGAAGCCAACCAGTCGCGACCCCTGACTGTTGACAGTCTACTGGCTGATGACAAAGTGGGACTCAGTGTCACCGTATGCATGGAGGGCTCACTGTCACACAAACTGCAAACTGCCACTCTGGTCACCCTGAACAACCAGAATAATGGCAAAAT CCCATCACCGTCCTACACCCCTCTAACGGCCGCTAACAGCGCCAACCTCCCAGCCTGCTTTGCACTGAGACTCTCGCAACCGATGCCCGTCTGCCTCCAGCTGTTGGACCAAATCAGACGCGTCATCAGCGCAGGAGGAGAtgtgggaggaggaggtggaggaggaggagaaggtggaacCCAATGTGCTGTGCAGTTGGTGGGCAGTCAGCAGCCCATGTTGGCACTACTGGTGGCTAAgggaggtggtggtggtggtggtggaggaggaggaggaggaggaggaggaaaggagGTGACCCCGGTTGAGAATCGTGGAATGTTTGTG ACACTACCTGACCACACCCATTGCTACTTCATGACTGAGAACCGGCAGTTGGAGGGGGTTCTAGTGACCAGTATACCGTTCAGTCATCCCTCACATGTGCCCAAGGTCATCGCTCTGCTAAGACAACAGGCTCTCTTCAATACActcataaccagctgtattcgACCTAATGCTAAGCATG TTGCCGACCTGGAGAAGACGATAATAATGGAGCTGACCCCTCTGTCGTGGTGCCAGATCTCGATCTCTCTGGAGCACCCTGTAGAGGAGAGTATGGCCACAGCTGAGTTGGACCTGAGCAATGTGTCAGCTGTCAAGTGTAAGGTGTACACGTCCTCCAACGAAAACCATTCGCCCGACTATGCCACACGCGTGCTACAGAG ATCCCTCTCCATCCCAGTCACGATGCGAGCCCTAATCAAATCCTGGCAAAAAATGACCAGCATAAAAACGGAGGTTGACCAAGGAtcaggagcaggaggaggaactggaggagtaggaggaggaggtggagggggAGGAAACATGATGAACgacggaggaggaggaggaaatctaggaggcggaggaggaggtggcAGTCTAGATGAGACAATCCGGATTAAACCAGATCCAGATGGCATgatgatggaggaggaggaggagacgaATGCTGGCGGGGAGGTAGTGGgtgtggaggaggaagaggaggaggagatggaggtgGAAGAGGTGGTGGGGAAGCCAGAGGAGGGGGAGGGGAAGGTGGTAGAGGGAAagcaagaggaggaggaggaggatttgCCGATGCATGTGTTGGAAGCAATCATTAGTTCGGATTTGTTGTTGAATGTGCCCGACCATTTAAACTTGAAGGATGCGGTGGAGCTGTTTGGCCTGGGGGGACCACCGCATGCCACCACTGAACCCCCTCAAACCTCCGCCTCCACAACCGCAAAAGTTGTCGATGATGATGTCGCCGCAAAAGAGTTGAAGAAAGTGTTAATGTCTGGTGGAGGCGatgacgagaagaagaagaaggtggaggtaaagaaggaggaggaggagccggaagaggaggaggatgaccTCCTGGGATTGTCCAAGAGTTTATTAGAGGCAGCCCCGTCTCTTTTGCCTGATGTTGCCGTTGAACCACTGGCGTTAGCCACTGATGTTCCCAACTTGCTGGCCACTCTGTCGGGGGATGTCAGTGATGTTCCTGCTGCCTCAAAAACTGCTGAACCTGCAACAAAATCAGGCAAAAAACGCAAGTGGAAAACAGAGGAAGAGGGGGAGATCGTGGTGGAGTCATCCAGTAGTGACTCGTCAACAACTCTAGGTAGCAGCAAAGAAGAGGTTGAGGTTGTGTCTAGCAGCACACTGCAACCGGTGCTAAGTTTGTCGCCATCCTTGGAGCCACCGGAACCCAAGAAGCGGTCGCCCAACTCGATTCTGCAGGATTTGGAGAATAAAAACCTGGTGCCTCCCACAGTCAGCATCACTCCCATCACAACATCCAACATTAACTCTGTTTTGGGGTTGGAGAGACGTCCTGGCATTGAGTTGATTCCAATCGCCAGCCCCATGACGAGTTCTAGCAGCAGTAGTAGTATCACAATTACACCGATTTCAAAAAACGGGGGGAGTGGGGGTGGAGGAAGTAGTACTAGTAGTAGTAAGAGTAGTAGGGGAAGTAGTTCTAGTAGCAGTAAGAGTAGCAGTAATAGTAGTGAAGATAAGgacaagaagaggaagaggaggagagaggaTAATTTCATGGGGCCTCCCAAGCAAGATCCGTTGTTGAAACCGGTTTCAGTCAGTATTAAACCAACGGATTGTGGAGGCTCGCCTAGACCAGTGTCTCCCAGCAGCTCCAAAACCCCCAGCAAGTCCACAAAACATAGTCATAGTCCTGTGTACACATCCAGTCCCAAAAGCAGTCCCAAACACCGCACGTCTTCCCCGTCTGGAAAACCTAGCATGTCTGCACTGAAATCTGCCTCGTCTGTCAGCTCACCCAAGCCTGACAGTTCtaaaagtagtagtagtaagtCTAAAGATTCTGGTGGTAGGGATAAAGACAAGAAGTCTAGTAGTGGTCATCAGAGTCCCAAGTTGAAGTCGTCGACTGTCAAACTGAAGCCACTGGATTTGGGAAGTGGTGATGTGGCAGGGGCGAATCCAGGGGTGGGGGGCAGTGGAGGGGGTAGTAGTACACCCCCCAGTGGTGAGAAGTTGTTGCAGCCGCAGCAGATCCGCAACCGCAAGGGTTCACTGTCAGCAGtcattgacaaactgaaatccgCCCAACATTGTGGCGATGGTATTGTGCTGGAAGGTGGGGCCAGTGTGTCAGCATCAACCAACGTCAAACTGTCACCTAGTGGAGGTGCAGCTACAGCCTCTGGTGCCACCCCAACCTTGTCCAAAGATGCTGCCAAAGTGGGTGGCTCAGGTGTGGTGAAATCTGCCTCTGGCGACAAACTGGGCCCTAAAGCTCCCGGTGATAGTAAGGTGCCTGGTGAATATATGGTCAAGCACAGTTCAGATGGGATGAAGATCACCATCAACAAGACACGTGCCAAAGACTCGTCCAAAGCTAAGAGTAGTGGTAGTAGCAGTTCTGTAGTCCCATCTGGGTCGGGTTCCCCTAAAACTCACACCGGTCTGAAGCCAGGAGTGAACAGTGGTCCTGCTTCCAAGAAACCACAGTCGAGTGCGTCTAGTAGCAGTTCTTCATCTTCCTCGTCTCAGCGTGTGAGTGCTAGTGGAACCAAGGTGCTGAGCAAAACAGCCAAAACAGTTTCACCCAACTCCAAAGCCAAATCATCGAGTAGTTTGTTGTTGAAAGATGGTAGTAAACTGAAGACATCCAAATCATCAGTGTCATCATCAAGTGgctcctcttcatcatcatcatcttctatcTTTGCCAAGAGTGATCTGAAGAAGATGAGTCCACATCGCAGTGGTGGGGGAGAGGATGGTGCCAAAACTGAGTTTGGCCTGATTCCTCCGCAGTTGGTGGTTGAAGGTTTGATTAAGCAGTTGGATCCAAACTTTCAGATTCCAAAGTTGTCGGCCAGGCAGaacaataataacaacaacaatagtAGCAGTGTGAACAACAATATGACAATGTCATCATCATTGGGTGGTGATGATGCTGGTAAGAAAGGAGGGGTAGTTGTGAATGATAGTGGTGGGAGTAAGGTGGCGAGTGGAGGGGGTAATAGTTCTATGGGGTCTTCTTCGACAAGCTCTAGTAGTACAAGTTGTGTTGTTGAGTCTAAATCAGTGAGTGATCCAGGAACTCATCCATCACGGATTGATGGCCTCAGAGCAGCAGCTGCAATGggtttgaaatttgaaggtAGTGATTTTGGAGGGAAGTCAGCTGATTTTTTAGGGTCTACCTCCACCACTACCGGTACAGTTACCAGTAGTGGTGGGGGGgctgctgtgtcatcagcactGCTTGAGTCGGCTTCCAGTCTGCTGCGTGGTTCAGTTGATAGTTTTGCTGCAAAGATTGAGGAGAAAATGCTGGATCTCACGTCTACCAGTTCAGATGTAGTggttgatttgaaaaaagtgtCACAGAAAGCTTCAAGTATTTTGGCAGCTACCACCTCGACAGCATCCCAGGAAGCAGCTGAGATTCTGTTGGACATGTCAACATCATTGCAAGCAGCAAACAAGATGCTAAGTGCAGGTGACAAGCTGTTACCAGACAAATTGGTGCCAAATGTAGGTCCCAACACTGACAAAATGGCACCCAATGTAGGACTAAACACTGACAAAACTGCGCCCAATGTGGGACTAAGCACTGACAAAATCGCGCCCAATGTGGGACTAAGCACTGACAAAATGGTCACTAATGTGGGACTTAACGAAAAAATTGCACCCACAAGTTTCTCACCACTTTTAGCCATCACCCACCACAAACGCAGCACCCCTCCTCCCTCCACTTCAACTACCCCTCTCCCTCCACCCTTGCCAGTTACATTTTCTGTGCCCTCACCTTCGGTTTCTGTGCACATTGTCAAGTCACCGGCTCCATCACCGCTAATAATTCCTTCACCACATTCTGCATCACCCTGTATCACAGACGATGAACTCATGGATGAGGCACTGGTCAATATAGGCAAATAG
- the LOC111052066 gene encoding mediator of RNA polymerase II transcription subunit 1 isoform X2 — translation MMDNPLVNAVTSCPAGSAIMDKSKEWQMEMLMEKLRSKSGQFKSFFESAKALRMCLLEKRYPVDSLERSQLHKCLDTLQQNIKVATLQAMVERLESVSRQLGLKFVAGPTGLDWFISSDMFYLEVVLEASGAVKDVKIHHEGKVEQQSCEELVSCLTRRDFADFANQLEGLAGIYQLNADKKVKCKAFTALTSLEADLTSLAAVGPGPLDIQAQVHRSLVGVLQKRRGGHPMKLTYFVSPYDLLDTEANQSRPLTVDSLLADDKVGHSVTVCMEGSLSHKLQTATLVTLNNQNNGKIPSPSYTPLTAANSANLPACFALRLSQPMPVCLQLLDQIRRVISAGGDVGGGGGGGGEGGTQCAVQLVGSQQPMLALLVAKGGGGGGGGGGGGGGGGKEVTPVENRGMFVTLPDHTHCYFMTENRQLEGVLVTSIPFSHPSHVPKVIALLRQQALFNTLITSCIRPNAKHVADLEKTIIMELTPLSWCQISISLEHPVEESMATAELDLSNVSAVKCKVYTSSNENHSPDYATRVLQRSLSIPVTMRALIKSWQKMTSIKTEVDQGSGAGGGTGGVGGGGGGGGNMMNDGGGGGNLGGGGGGGSLDETIRIKPDPDGMMMEEEEETNAGGEVVGVEEEEEEEMEVEEVVGKPEEGEGKVVEGKQEEEEEDLPMHVLEAIISSDLLLNVPDHLNLKDAVELFGLGGPPHATTEPPQTSASTTAKVVDDDVAAKELKKVLMSGGGDDEKKKKVEVKKEEEEPEEEEDDLLGLSKSLLEAAPSLLPDVAVEPLALATDVPNLLATLSGDVSDVPAASKTAEPATKSGKKRKWKTEEEGEIVVESSSSDSSTTLGSSKEEVEVVSSSTLQPVLSLSPSLEPPEPKKRSPNSILQDLENKNLVPPTVSITPITTSNINSVLGLERRPGIELIPIASPMTSSSSSSSITITPISKNGGSGGGGSSTSSSKSSRGSSSSSSKSSSNSSEDKDKKRKRRREDNFMGPPKQDPLLKPVSVSIKPTDCGGSPRPVSPSSSKTPSKSTKHSHSPVYTSSPKSSPKHRTSSPSGKPSMSALKSASSVSSPKPDSSKSSSSKSKDSGGRDKDKKSSSGHQSPKLKSSTVKLKPLDLGSGDVAGANPGVGGSGGGSSTPPSGEKLLQPQQIRNRKGSLSAVIDKLKSAQHCGDGIVLEGGASVSASTNVKLSPSGGAATASGATPTLSKDAAKVGGSGVVKSASGDKLGPKAPGDSKVPGEYMVKHSSDGMKITINKTRAKDSSKAKSSGSSSSVVPSGSGSPKTHTGLKPGVNSGPASKKPQSSASSSSSSSSSSQRVSASGTKVLSKTAKTVSPNSKAKSSSSLLLKDGSKLKTSKSSVSSSSGSSSSSSSSIFAKSDLKKMSPHRSGGGEDGAKTEFGLIPPQLVVEGLIKQLDPNFQIPKLSARQNNNNNNNSSSVNNNMTMSSSLGGDDAGKKGGVVVNDSGGSKVASGGGNSSMGSSSTSSSSTSCVVESKSVSDPGTHPSRIDGLRAAAAMGLKFEGSDFGGKSADFLGSTSTTTGTVTSSGGGAAVSSALLESASSLLRGSVDSFAAKIEEKMLDLTSTSSDVVVDLKKVSQKASSILAATTSTASQEAAEILLDMSTSLQAANKMLSAGDKLLPDKLVPNVGPNTDKMAPNVGLNTDKTAPNVGLSTDKIAPNVGLSTDKMVTNVGLNEKIAPTSFSPLLAITHHKRSTPPPSTSTTPLPPPLPVTFSVPSPSVSVHIVKSPAPSPLIIPSPHSASPCITDDELMDEALVNIGK, via the exons ATGATGGATAATCCACTAGTGAACGCCGTGACGAGTT GTCCCGCGGGCAGTGCGATCATGGACAAATCGAAAGAATGGCAGATGGAAATGTTGATGGAAAAGCTGAGATCAAAATCGGGGCAGTTTAAGTCATTTTTCGAAAGTGCCAAAGCATTAAGGATGTGTTTACTG GAGAAACGCTACCCGGTGGACAGTTTAGAGCGTAGCCAACTGCACAAATGTCTGGACACTCTGCAGCAGAATATAAAGGTGGCAACACTGCAAGCTATGGTGGAGCGGCTAGAGAGCGTATCGCGACAGCTGGG GCTAAAATTCGTGGCGGGACCCACAGGTTTGGATTGGTTCATATCTTCGGACATGTTCTATTTGGAGGTGGTCCTGGAGGCCAGCGGAGCAGTCAAGGATGTCAAAATCCACCACGAGGGGAAAGTAGAACAACAG aGTTGTGAGGAATTAGTCTCCTGCCTGACCCGCCGTGACTTCGCCGACTTTGCCAACCAGCTGGAGGGACTGGCCGGCATCTACCAGCTGAATGCAGACAAGAAGGTCAAGTGCAAAGCTTTCACCGCCCTAACTTCACTCGAGGCAGACCTCACCAGTCTGGCAGCTGTGGGACCTGGACCACTTGACATCCAGGCGCAAGTGCACAGGTCGCTGGTTGGGGTGCTGCAGAAACGCAGGGGAG gCCACCCAATGAAACTGACCTACTTTGTCAGCCCCTACGACTTGTTGGACACAGAAGCCAACCAGTCGCGACCCCTGACTGTTGACAGTCTACTGGCTGATGACAAA GTGGGACACAGTGTCACCGTCTGCATGGAGGGCTCACTGTCGCACAAACTGCAAACTGCCACTCTGGTCACCCTGAACAACCAGAATAACGGCAAAAT CCCATCACCGTCCTACACCCCTCTAACGGCCGCTAACAGCGCCAACCTCCCAGCCTGCTTTGCACTGAGACTCTCGCAACCGATGCCCGTCTGCCTCCAGCTGTTGGACCAAATCAGACGCGTCATCAGCGCAGGAGGAGAtgtgggaggaggaggtggaggaggaggagaaggtggaacCCAATGTGCTGTGCAGTTGGTGGGCAGTCAGCAGCCCATGTTGGCACTACTGGTGGCTAAgggaggtggtggtggtggtggtggaggaggaggaggaggaggaggaggaaaggagGTGACCCCGGTTGAGAATCGTGGAATGTTTGTG ACACTACCTGACCACACCCATTGCTACTTCATGACTGAGAACCGGCAGTTGGAGGGGGTTCTAGTGACCAGTATACCGTTCAGTCATCCCTCACATGTGCCCAAGGTCATCGCTCTGCTAAGACAACAGGCTCTCTTCAATACActcataaccagctgtattcgACCTAATGCTAAGCATG TTGCCGACCTGGAGAAGACGATAATAATGGAGCTGACCCCTCTGTCGTGGTGCCAGATCTCGATCTCTCTGGAGCACCCTGTAGAGGAGAGTATGGCCACAGCTGAGTTGGACCTGAGCAATGTGTCAGCTGTCAAGTGTAAGGTGTACACGTCCTCCAACGAAAACCATTCGCCCGACTATGCCACACGCGTGCTACAGAG ATCCCTCTCCATCCCAGTCACGATGCGAGCCCTAATCAAATCCTGGCAAAAAATGACCAGCATAAAAACGGAGGTTGACCAAGGAtcaggagcaggaggaggaactggaggagtaggaggaggaggtggagggggAGGAAACATGATGAACgacggaggaggaggaggaaatctaggaggcggaggaggaggtggcAGTCTAGATGAGACAATCCGGATTAAACCAGATCCAGATGGCATgatgatggaggaggaggaggagacgaATGCTGGCGGGGAGGTAGTGGgtgtggaggaggaagaggaggaggagatggaggtgGAAGAGGTGGTGGGGAAGCCAGAGGAGGGGGAGGGGAAGGTGGTAGAGGGAAagcaagaggaggaggaggaggatttgCCGATGCATGTGTTGGAAGCAATCATTAGTTCGGATTTGTTGTTGAATGTGCCCGACCATTTAAACTTGAAGGATGCGGTGGAGCTGTTTGGCCTGGGGGGACCACCGCATGCCACCACTGAACCCCCTCAAACCTCCGCCTCCACAACCGCAAAAGTTGTCGATGATGATGTCGCCGCAAAAGAGTTGAAGAAAGTGTTAATGTCTGGTGGAGGCGatgacgagaagaagaagaaggtggaggtaaagaaggaggaggaggagccggaagaggaggaggatgaccTCCTGGGATTGTCCAAGAGTTTATTAGAGGCAGCCCCGTCTCTTTTGCCTGATGTTGCCGTTGAACCACTGGCGTTAGCCACTGATGTTCCCAACTTGCTGGCCACTCTGTCGGGGGATGTCAGTGATGTTCCTGCTGCCTCAAAAACTGCTGAACCTGCAACAAAATCAGGCAAAAAACGCAAGTGGAAAACAGAGGAAGAGGGGGAGATCGTGGTGGAGTCATCCAGTAGTGACTCGTCAACAACTCTAGGTAGCAGCAAAGAAGAGGTTGAGGTTGTGTCTAGCAGCACACTGCAACCGGTGCTAAGTTTGTCGCCATCCTTGGAGCCACCGGAACCCAAGAAGCGGTCGCCCAACTCGATTCTGCAGGATTTGGAGAATAAAAACCTGGTGCCTCCCACAGTCAGCATCACTCCCATCACAACATCCAACATTAACTCTGTTTTGGGGTTGGAGAGACGTCCTGGCATTGAGTTGATTCCAATCGCCAGCCCCATGACGAGTTCTAGCAGCAGTAGTAGTATCACAATTACACCGATTTCAAAAAACGGGGGGAGTGGGGGTGGAGGAAGTAGTACTAGTAGTAGTAAGAGTAGTAGGGGAAGTAGTTCTAGTAGCAGTAAGAGTAGCAGTAATAGTAGTGAAGATAAGgacaagaagaggaagaggaggagagaggaTAATTTCATGGGGCCTCCCAAGCAAGATCCGTTGTTGAAACCGGTTTCAGTCAGTATTAAACCAACGGATTGTGGAGGCTCGCCTAGACCAGTGTCTCCCAGCAGCTCCAAAACCCCCAGCAAGTCCACAAAACATAGTCATAGTCCTGTGTACACATCCAGTCCCAAAAGCAGTCCCAAACACCGCACGTCTTCCCCGTCTGGAAAACCTAGCATGTCTGCACTGAAATCTGCCTCGTCTGTCAGCTCACCCAAGCCTGACAGTTCtaaaagtagtagtagtaagtCTAAAGATTCTGGTGGTAGGGATAAAGACAAGAAGTCTAGTAGTGGTCATCAGAGTCCCAAGTTGAAGTCGTCGACTGTCAAACTGAAGCCACTGGATTTGGGAAGTGGTGATGTGGCAGGGGCGAATCCAGGGGTGGGGGGCAGTGGAGGGGGTAGTAGTACACCCCCCAGTGGTGAGAAGTTGTTGCAGCCGCAGCAGATCCGCAACCGCAAGGGTTCACTGTCAGCAGtcattgacaaactgaaatccgCCCAACATTGTGGCGATGGTATTGTGCTGGAAGGTGGGGCCAGTGTGTCAGCATCAACCAACGTCAAACTGTCACCTAGTGGAGGTGCAGCTACAGCCTCTGGTGCCACCCCAACCTTGTCCAAAGATGCTGCCAAAGTGGGTGGCTCAGGTGTGGTGAAATCTGCCTCTGGCGACAAACTGGGCCCTAAAGCTCCCGGTGATAGTAAGGTGCCTGGTGAATATATGGTCAAGCACAGTTCAGATGGGATGAAGATCACCATCAACAAGACACGTGCCAAAGACTCGTCCAAAGCTAAGAGTAGTGGTAGTAGCAGTTCTGTAGTCCCATCTGGGTCGGGTTCCCCTAAAACTCACACCGGTCTGAAGCCAGGAGTGAACAGTGGTCCTGCTTCCAAGAAACCACAGTCGAGTGCGTCTAGTAGCAGTTCTTCATCTTCCTCGTCTCAGCGTGTGAGTGCTAGTGGAACCAAGGTGCTGAGCAAAACAGCCAAAACAGTTTCACCCAACTCCAAAGCCAAATCATCGAGTAGTTTGTTGTTGAAAGATGGTAGTAAACTGAAGACATCCAAATCATCAGTGTCATCATCAAGTGgctcctcttcatcatcatcatcttctatcTTTGCCAAGAGTGATCTGAAGAAGATGAGTCCACATCGCAGTGGTGGGGGAGAGGATGGTGCCAAAACTGAGTTTGGCCTGATTCCTCCGCAGTTGGTGGTTGAAGGTTTGATTAAGCAGTTGGATCCAAACTTTCAGATTCCAAAGTTGTCGGCCAGGCAGaacaataataacaacaacaatagtAGCAGTGTGAACAACAATATGACAATGTCATCATCATTGGGTGGTGATGATGCTGGTAAGAAAGGAGGGGTAGTTGTGAATGATAGTGGTGGGAGTAAGGTGGCGAGTGGAGGGGGTAATAGTTCTATGGGGTCTTCTTCGACAAGCTCTAGTAGTACAAGTTGTGTTGTTGAGTCTAAATCAGTGAGTGATCCAGGAACTCATCCATCACGGATTGATGGCCTCAGAGCAGCAGCTGCAATGggtttgaaatttgaaggtAGTGATTTTGGAGGGAAGTCAGCTGATTTTTTAGGGTCTACCTCCACCACTACCGGTACAGTTACCAGTAGTGGTGGGGGGgctgctgtgtcatcagcactGCTTGAGTCGGCTTCCAGTCTGCTGCGTGGTTCAGTTGATAGTTTTGCTGCAAAGATTGAGGAGAAAATGCTGGATCTCACGTCTACCAGTTCAGATGTAGTggttgatttgaaaaaagtgtCACAGAAAGCTTCAAGTATTTTGGCAGCTACCACCTCGACAGCATCCCAGGAAGCAGCTGAGATTCTGTTGGACATGTCAACATCATTGCAAGCAGCAAACAAGATGCTAAGTGCAGGTGACAAGCTGTTACCAGACAAATTGGTGCCAAATGTAGGTCCCAACACTGACAAAATGGCACCCAATGTAGGACTAAACACTGACAAAACTGCGCCCAATGTGGGACTAAGCACTGACAAAATCGCGCCCAATGTGGGACTAAGCACTGACAAAATGGTCACTAATGTGGGACTTAACGAAAAAATTGCACCCACAAGTTTCTCACCACTTTTAGCCATCACCCACCACAAACGCAGCACCCCTCCTCCCTCCACTTCAACTACCCCTCTCCCTCCACCCTTGCCAGTTACATTTTCTGTGCCCTCACCTTCGGTTTCTGTGCACATTGTCAAGTCACCGGCTCCATCACCGCTAATAATTCCTTCACCACATTCTGCATCACCCTGTATCACAGACGATGAACTCATGGATGAGGCACTGGTCAATATAGGCAAATAG